The following proteins come from a genomic window of Pyxidicoccus sp. MSG2:
- the proB gene encoding glutamate 5-kinase, whose amino-acid sequence MSPISAGRTALRAARRVVVKIGTNALTNATGRFNRDHFDALGRDLLWAAKGRELVVVSSGAIALGVERLGLPARPKDIPGKQACAAVGQSRLIQAYEETFSGAGRAVAQVLLTHEDVQDRRRYLNVKHALERLLAAGVVPVINENDTVSVDELKFGDNDTLAGLVAGVVEAEALVLLSDVEGLYTGDPRQDEGAELMLAVEQVTPEVLALAGGTTSGVGTGGMATKVRAAARATESGIRCVITSGAVPGRLRQVLEGEPVGTLFEPMGSRRSARAAWIAHALRPRGRITVDAGAREAIVTGKRSLLPSGVRGVEGDFGRGDPVDLSDESGDVFARGLAAYDANELRRIAGRRTGDIEAVLGYRYLDEAVHRDDLAVL is encoded by the coding sequence GTGAGTCCGATTTCCGCTGGCCGCACCGCCCTGCGAGCCGCCCGTCGCGTGGTGGTGAAGATCGGCACCAACGCGCTGACGAACGCCACCGGGCGCTTCAACCGCGACCATTTCGATGCGCTGGGCCGGGATTTGTTGTGGGCCGCGAAGGGACGCGAGCTGGTGGTCGTCTCCAGCGGCGCGATTGCACTGGGCGTGGAGCGGCTGGGGCTGCCGGCGCGCCCCAAGGATATTCCCGGCAAGCAGGCCTGCGCGGCGGTGGGGCAGAGCCGGCTGATTCAGGCGTACGAGGAGACCTTCAGCGGGGCGGGGCGCGCGGTGGCGCAGGTGCTGCTCACGCACGAGGACGTTCAAGACAGGCGCAGGTACCTCAACGTGAAGCACGCCCTGGAGCGGCTGCTGGCCGCGGGCGTGGTGCCCGTCATCAACGAGAACGACACCGTGTCCGTGGACGAGCTGAAGTTCGGCGACAACGACACGCTCGCCGGGCTGGTGGCCGGCGTGGTGGAGGCCGAGGCGCTCGTCCTCCTCTCGGACGTGGAGGGGCTCTACACCGGCGACCCGCGCCAGGACGAAGGCGCGGAGTTGATGCTCGCGGTGGAGCAGGTGACGCCCGAGGTGCTGGCCCTGGCCGGAGGCACCACCAGCGGCGTGGGCACCGGCGGCATGGCCACCAAGGTGCGCGCCGCCGCGCGGGCCACCGAGTCCGGCATCCGCTGCGTGATTACGTCCGGCGCCGTGCCCGGCCGCCTGCGGCAGGTGCTGGAGGGCGAGCCGGTGGGCACCCTCTTCGAGCCCATGGGCAGCCGTCGCAGCGCCCGGGCCGCCTGGATTGCGCATGCCCTGCGGCCCCGGGGGAGGATCACCGTGGACGCGGGAGCACGCGAGGCCATCGTCACCGGCAAGCGCAGCCTGCTGCCCAGTGGCGTGCGCGGCGTGGAGGGAGACTTCGGCCGGGGAGACCCGGTGGACCTGTCCGACGAGTCCGGCGACGTGTTCGCCCGGGGCCTCGCCGCCTACGACGCGAATGAGTTGCGACGCATCGCGGGCCGGCGCACGGGGGACATCGAGGCGGTGCTGGGCTACCGCTACCTGGACGAGGCGGTGCACCGTGACGATCTGGCGGTGCTCTAG
- the hflX gene encoding GTPase HflX: MKEIYGNTLGLKSSEQHRLRNTFRRRVSPHEIVSPELARHLTELSRETNRQVGVLINRKGEIEHVVVGNAHKLELPDIGRARAGQIRLRGLRLVHTHLKSEPLTKDDLTDLALLRLDCVAAIGVGEEGLPGVLHYAYLVPENGTGEFWHVSTLPSVHGEQPDLTDTLGALEEEFNRKAAARTVGGREKAILVAVCLDGNRGKAEASLAELKELARTAGVEVIDSVLQVRREADPRYLIGRGKLEDLNLRSMQSMVDLLIFDKDLTPSQGRHIGEATSLKVLDRSQLILDIFAQRAQSAEGKLQVELAQLKYRLPRLVQSDDSLSRLAGGIGGRGPGETKLEIDRRRVRDRITNLEKRIDAVSRERSVRRAQRNRRELPVISIVGYTNAGKSTLLNAITNAEVLAEDKLFATLDPTSRRLRFPQEREVIITDTVGFIRDLPKDLVAAFRATLEELYDASLLLHVVDAADPSQDDQVEAVENILESLGLMEKPRLMVWNKADKLSPEEVESLLRTRGGVAISAATREGLASLLAKADTTLFAEGATEAIGAV, from the coding sequence TTGAAGGAAATCTACGGCAACACCCTGGGCCTGAAGTCGAGCGAGCAGCACCGGCTGCGAAACACCTTCCGGCGGCGTGTGTCGCCGCACGAAATCGTGTCGCCCGAGCTTGCCCGCCACCTCACCGAGCTGTCGCGTGAGACGAACCGGCAGGTGGGTGTGCTCATCAACCGCAAGGGCGAAATCGAGCATGTGGTGGTGGGCAACGCGCACAAGCTGGAGCTGCCGGACATCGGCCGCGCCCGCGCGGGCCAGATTCGTCTGCGTGGCCTTCGCCTGGTCCACACGCACCTCAAGAGCGAGCCCCTGACGAAGGACGACCTGACGGACCTCGCGCTCCTGCGCCTGGACTGCGTGGCCGCCATCGGCGTGGGCGAGGAGGGCCTGCCCGGCGTGCTCCACTACGCGTACCTCGTGCCGGAGAACGGCACCGGGGAGTTCTGGCACGTCAGCACGCTGCCCTCCGTCCACGGGGAGCAGCCGGACCTGACAGACACGCTGGGCGCGCTGGAGGAGGAGTTCAACCGCAAGGCGGCCGCCCGCACCGTCGGGGGCCGGGAGAAGGCCATCCTCGTGGCGGTGTGCCTGGACGGCAACCGCGGCAAGGCGGAGGCCAGCCTCGCGGAGCTGAAGGAGCTGGCGCGCACCGCGGGCGTGGAGGTCATCGACAGCGTGCTCCAGGTGCGCCGCGAGGCGGACCCGCGCTACCTCATCGGCCGCGGCAAGCTGGAGGACCTGAACCTGCGCTCCATGCAGTCCATGGTGGACCTGCTCATCTTCGACAAGGACCTCACCCCGTCGCAGGGGCGCCACATCGGCGAGGCCACCAGCCTCAAGGTGCTGGACCGCTCGCAGCTCATCCTCGACATCTTCGCGCAGCGCGCGCAGAGCGCCGAGGGCAAGCTCCAGGTGGAGCTGGCGCAGCTGAAGTACCGGCTGCCCCGGCTGGTGCAGAGCGACGACTCGCTCAGCCGGCTCGCGGGCGGCATCGGCGGACGAGGCCCTGGCGAGACGAAGCTCGAAATCGACCGACGCCGGGTGCGCGACAGGATTACGAATCTGGAGAAGCGCATCGACGCCGTCAGCCGCGAGCGCAGCGTGCGGCGGGCCCAGCGCAACCGGCGAGAGCTGCCGGTCATCTCCATCGTCGGCTACACCAACGCGGGCAAGTCCACGCTGCTCAACGCGATTACCAACGCGGAGGTGCTGGCGGAGGACAAGCTGTTCGCCACGCTGGACCCCACCAGCCGGCGGCTGCGCTTCCCGCAGGAGCGCGAGGTCATCATCACCGACACGGTGGGCTTCATCCGCGATCTGCCCAAGGACCTGGTCGCGGCCTTCCGCGCCACGCTGGAGGAGCTGTACGACGCCAGCCTGCTGTTGCACGTGGTGGACGCGGCGGACCCGAGCCAGGACGACCAGGTGGAGGCGGTGGAGAACATCCTCGAGTCGCTGGGGTTGATGGAGAAGCCGCGCCTCATGGTGTGGAACAAGGCGGACAAGCTGTCGCCGGAAGAGGTGGAGTCGCTCTTGCGGACCCGGGGTGGCGTGGCCATCAGCGCGGCGACGCGCGAGGGCCTGGCGTCACTGCTGGCCAAGGCGGACACCACGCTGTTCGCCGAGGGTGCCACCGAGGCCATCGGCGCCGTCTGA
- a CDS encoding type I polyketide synthase: MHETALDASPDEGAIAVVGISLRLPGASNVRRFWSNVASGVDSVTILDAEQRAKAGMPSEEGWVAAAGIIESPELFDAAFFGYSPREAEQLDPQHRLFMECAWEALESAGYAVRSSALHAGVYAGATLSTYLLRNVLPNMEERSSDLMESALGTNPDFLATRVAYKLNLTGPAMTVQTACSTSLTAVHLACQSLLAGECNLALAGGAAVRSPQLHPYRAQLGGLSSTDGRCRAFDEKASGTVPGNGVAVVALKRLADALADGDPIRAVIRGTAINNDGSNKPGFGAPSVSGQIAAITDAQALAGVEPRTLSYIEAHGTGTPLGDPVEVSALKQVFRGVAPGSVGLGSVKTNIGHLDAAAGVTGLIKAVLALENKLLPPTLHFTRPNPLLELEGSPFYVVSQPRPWNGPLPRRAGVSAFGIGGTNAHAVLEEAPALPPADPPRRDEELLLLSARSEEALERMSSELAEHLGHAPESLPDVAHTLQVGRNRFGWRRFVTASRKDDAVARLTASDSDKAPTAFDDTERRSAVFLFPGMGPQRVNMGAELLKEPAFRDAVDQCAEVVRRHLGSDPRELMFAGPERFDAASRELDRPLWAQPTLFTCEWALAQLWRSWGVEPEALLGHSMGEYAAACVAGVFTLEEALELVVARGRILEQLPPGGMTAALAPVAQVEPLLGPELSVAAINTPSACVVSGPLDALAAFEAALTGRGLESKRLRNARAGHSAMLEPHLADFARLVSRFSPRAPSVPLLSGLTGRWLTEREAVDPAYWSRHLRETVRFSDALSLVLASGERALIEMGPGNTLTSLARQHPALASQPVIAALPGTASRPGGLLAPLGEAWLAGVPIDWERFRDGERRRRVPLPTYSFDRERYWIEAATPAASSPRATEHRPVASSPATRRARKGAAPVPPRDATEAQLIECFQQVFHFDEVGIHDDFFALGGDSLIALRLTARIEERFGVRLSLRAVLEGPTVAQLAERVGASRDATPARETQPDCLVKLQAGSRGTPVFIVHGGAGQVLFYRDLARSISPERPIYGIESVGLTEGRPCQTSVEEMAAHYLDVIRKVYPTGPYLLVGASFGGMIVYEMAHRLSADGQSVPLCAMVDTPAPSQLGSWTFDGAELLSSLVRRAISAEQLRGLPLEEQFRLLHEHARKTGTEPVFPSLEQARRQIDVWLANGQAMSRYAPPRWEGGEVQYFLADETTPEKPDHAERGWMRLGAAVRVEVVPGDHTSMLLPPHAEGLGARLARLIR, translated from the coding sequence ATGCACGAGACCGCGCTCGACGCGTCGCCCGACGAGGGTGCCATCGCCGTCGTAGGTATCTCCCTTCGCCTGCCGGGTGCCTCGAACGTCCGCCGCTTCTGGTCCAACGTCGCCTCGGGCGTGGACTCCGTCACCATCCTCGACGCCGAGCAGCGCGCGAAGGCGGGGATGCCCTCCGAAGAGGGCTGGGTGGCGGCGGCCGGCATCATCGAGAGCCCGGAGCTCTTCGACGCCGCCTTCTTCGGCTACTCGCCGCGCGAGGCCGAGCAGCTCGACCCGCAGCATCGGCTCTTCATGGAGTGCGCGTGGGAGGCGCTCGAGTCCGCCGGCTACGCGGTGCGCTCCAGCGCGCTGCACGCGGGGGTGTACGCGGGTGCCACGCTCAGCACGTACCTGCTCCGCAACGTGTTGCCGAACATGGAGGAGCGCTCCAGCGACTTGATGGAGAGCGCGCTCGGGACGAACCCCGACTTCCTCGCGACGCGTGTTGCCTACAAGCTCAACCTCACCGGCCCCGCGATGACCGTGCAGACGGCGTGCTCCACGTCGCTCACCGCCGTCCACCTCGCCTGTCAGTCGCTGCTCGCGGGAGAGTGCAACCTCGCGCTCGCGGGGGGTGCGGCCGTGCGCTCACCGCAACTCCATCCGTATCGCGCGCAACTGGGAGGCCTCTCCTCCACCGACGGCCGCTGCAGGGCCTTCGACGAGAAGGCCAGCGGGACGGTGCCCGGCAACGGCGTCGCGGTGGTGGCGCTCAAGCGGCTCGCCGATGCGCTCGCGGATGGCGACCCCATCCGCGCCGTCATCCGCGGCACGGCCATCAACAACGACGGCAGCAACAAGCCGGGCTTCGGTGCCCCCTCGGTGTCCGGACAGATTGCCGCCATCACCGACGCCCAGGCCCTGGCCGGCGTCGAGCCCAGGACGCTCTCGTACATCGAGGCCCACGGCACCGGCACCCCGCTGGGAGACCCCGTCGAGGTCTCCGCGCTCAAGCAGGTGTTCCGGGGCGTGGCGCCGGGCTCCGTGGGCCTGGGCTCGGTGAAGACCAACATCGGTCACCTCGATGCGGCGGCCGGTGTCACCGGGCTCATCAAGGCGGTGCTCGCGCTCGAGAACAAGCTGCTGCCGCCCACCCTGCACTTCACCCGGCCCAATCCCCTGCTGGAGCTGGAGGGCAGCCCCTTCTACGTCGTCAGCCAGCCGCGTCCCTGGAACGGGCCGCTGCCCCGGCGCGCGGGCGTGAGTGCGTTCGGCATCGGCGGCACCAATGCGCACGCCGTGCTCGAAGAAGCGCCGGCCCTGCCACCGGCCGACCCGCCGCGCCGCGACGAGGAATTGCTGCTCCTGTCGGCCCGCTCCGAGGAGGCGCTGGAGCGGATGAGCTCCGAGCTGGCCGAGCACCTCGGCCACGCCCCCGAGTCCCTGCCCGACGTGGCCCACACGCTCCAGGTCGGCCGCAACCGCTTCGGCTGGCGGCGCTTCGTCACCGCGAGCCGCAAGGACGACGCCGTCGCGCGGCTCACCGCCAGCGACAGCGACAAGGCCCCCACCGCCTTCGACGACACCGAGCGGCGGAGCGCCGTCTTCCTCTTCCCCGGCATGGGTCCCCAGCGGGTGAACATGGGCGCCGAGCTGCTGAAGGAGCCCGCCTTCCGCGACGCCGTGGACCAGTGCGCGGAGGTGGTCCGCCGTCACCTCGGAAGCGACCCGCGCGAGCTGATGTTCGCGGGCCCCGAGCGCTTCGATGCCGCGAGCCGTGAGCTGGACCGGCCCCTGTGGGCACAGCCCACGCTGTTCACCTGCGAGTGGGCGCTGGCGCAGCTGTGGCGCTCGTGGGGTGTCGAGCCGGAAGCCCTGCTTGGCCACTCGATGGGAGAGTACGCGGCGGCGTGCGTCGCGGGAGTCTTCACGCTCGAGGAGGCGCTGGAGCTCGTCGTGGCGCGCGGCCGCATCCTGGAGCAACTCCCTCCGGGAGGCATGACGGCGGCGCTCGCACCGGTGGCGCAGGTGGAGCCGCTGCTCGGCCCGGAGCTGTCGGTGGCCGCCATCAACACGCCGTCGGCGTGTGTCGTCTCCGGCCCGCTGGACGCGTTGGCGGCGTTCGAGGCGGCGCTCACGGGACGGGGCCTCGAATCGAAGCGGCTGCGCAACGCGCGGGCAGGACACTCGGCCATGCTCGAGCCGCACCTGGCGGACTTCGCGCGACTGGTCTCCCGCTTCTCGCCGCGCGCTCCGTCGGTGCCGCTGCTGTCGGGCCTCACCGGCCGCTGGCTCACCGAGCGCGAGGCCGTGGACCCCGCGTACTGGAGCCGGCACCTGCGAGAGACGGTGCGGTTCTCCGACGCGCTGTCCCTGGTGCTCGCGTCCGGAGAGCGGGCGCTCATCGAGATGGGGCCGGGCAACACCCTCACCTCGCTGGCGCGCCAGCATCCGGCGCTTGCGTCCCAGCCGGTCATCGCCGCGCTGCCGGGCACGGCCTCGCGGCCGGGCGGGCTGCTCGCACCGCTCGGCGAGGCCTGGCTCGCGGGAGTCCCCATCGACTGGGAGCGCTTCCGCGACGGGGAGCGCCGCCGCCGGGTGCCGCTGCCGACGTACAGCTTCGACCGCGAGCGGTACTGGATTGAGGCGGCGACTCCGGCGGCATCGAGCCCGCGCGCCACCGAGCACCGCCCCGTGGCCTCCTCTCCGGCCACCCGGAGAGCGAGGAAGGGCGCCGCGCCCGTGCCGCCGCGCGACGCCACCGAGGCGCAGCTCATCGAGTGCTTCCAGCAGGTGTTCCACTTCGACGAGGTGGGCATCCACGATGACTTCTTCGCGTTGGGCGGCGACTCGCTCATCGCGCTGCGGCTGACGGCGCGCATCGAGGAGCGCTTCGGCGTCCGGCTCTCGTTGAGAGCGGTCCTGGAGGGGCCGACGGTGGCGCAGCTCGCGGAGCGGGTGGGTGCCTCCCGTGACGCAACTCCAGCACGGGAAACGCAGCCAGACTGCCTCGTGAAGCTCCAGGCGGGCTCTCGCGGGACGCCCGTCTTCATCGTGCACGGGGGCGCCGGTCAGGTGCTCTTCTACCGCGACCTCGCGCGGAGCATCTCTCCCGAGCGGCCCATCTACGGCATCGAGTCCGTGGGGCTGACCGAGGGCCGCCCGTGCCAGACCTCGGTGGAGGAGATGGCGGCGCACTACCTCGACGTCATCCGGAAGGTATACCCCACCGGCCCGTACCTGCTCGTGGGTGCCTCGTTCGGCGGCATGATTGTCTACGAGATGGCCCACCGGCTCTCGGCCGACGGGCAGTCGGTGCCCCTGTGCGCGATGGTCGACACGCCCGCGCCGAGCCAGCTCGGCTCCTGGACCTTTGACGGCGCGGAGCTGCTGTCGTCCCTCGTGCGCCGTGCCATCTCCGCCGAGCAGCTGCGCGGACTGCCGCTGGAGGA